One part of the Solanum stenotomum isolate F172 unplaced genomic scaffold, ASM1918654v1 scaffold17538, whole genome shotgun sequence genome encodes these proteins:
- the LOC125850500 gene encoding uncharacterized protein LOC125850500, which yields MFRIGAKLFRAARIGGSAVSDFRSPPTRFFSINNNVNTGFKTNPVALQMINYAISLARAQKSDESYAQAQLVLEQCHSTQSDESAKGLVFLAMSTLFSERGNFSEAIEKLQKIQDLGLSSLAVRVAASEALAGLYLESYQDDFSSATADMCLQLLETIRLEIGGGGSDILEARAKALKGLVELVHGNVESAQSFFEGAQGDKGCFGNVALSFGEFLHCKRNFQMARELYQRAMQDVSERKDFTDSQSVSACNMNLEETLLGATCALGQLEAHLGNFDDAEEILTAALKKAEECFGNYHPKVGIILTCIALMYRHKAAMERSSSLLIQEGLYRRAIEVLKAPPLEVEGVGATRSRRDILALARGGYAETLIVQQNRKAEGEKMKQWAETAWTNRRLLLAEALESSESSAKVSVIDTRISRVL from the exons ATGTTTCGAATCGGAGCTAAGCTCTTTAGAGCTGCCAGAATTGGTGGCTCCGCCGTGTCCGATTTCAGGTCACCACCAACAAGATTTTTCTCCATTAACAACAATGTTAATACTGGTTTCAAAACCAACCCAGTTGCTCTTCAAATGATCAATTATGCTATTTCCCTTGCTCGGGCACAAAAATCAG ATGAATCATATGCGCAAGCTCAATTGGTACTTGAGCAGTGCCACTCAACTCAGTCGGATGAGAGTGCTAAAGGATTGGTTTTTCTTGCTATGTCTACCTTATTTTCTGAAAG agGGAATTTTAGTGAAGCCATTGAGAAGCTCCAGAAAATTCAAGATTTGGGCTTGTCATCTTTAGCTGTTAGAG TTGCCGCCTCTGAAGCACTTGCTGGGCTTTATTTAGAATCATATCAA GATGATTTTTCATCAGCAACTGCAGATATGTGCTTGCAACTGCTGGAAACCATAAGGCTAGAGATTGGTGGTGGTGGATCTGACATTTTGGAAGCTCGTGCAAAAGCATTGAAAGGGCTGGTTGAGTTGGTCCATGGTAATGTTGAATCAG CCCAGTCATTTTTTGAAGGAGCTCAAGGTGATAAAGGTTGCTTTG GCAACGTTGCACTATCTTTTGGTGAATTCCTGCATTGTAAGCGGAATTTCCAAATGGCGAGGGAGTTATATCAAAGGGCAATGCAGGATGTATCAGAACGTAAAGATTTTACTGATTCACAGTCCGTATCAGCTTGTAACATGAATTTGGAGGAGACTTTGTTAGGAGCTACTTGTGCTCTAGGACAGCTTGAGGCTCATTTGGG GAATTTTGATGATGCTGAGGAAATACTAACTGCTGCACTGAAGAAAGCAGAAGAGTGTTTTG GTAATTATCATCCAAAGGTAGGTATTATTTTGACCTGCATAGCTCTCATGTATCGACATAAAGCAGCCATGGAGCGGTCAAGCTCGCTTTTGATTCAAGAG GGCCTCTATAGAAGAGCAATTGAAGTGCTCAAAGCTCCACCCTTGGAAGTAGAAG GTGTTGGAGCGACACGGTCTAGAAGGGATATTCTTGCCCTTGCAAGAG GTGGGTATGCAGAGACGCTTATCGTGCAACAAAACAGAAAAGCAGAAGGTGAAAAAATGAAGCAGTGGGCAGAAACAGCTTGGACAAATCGCAGATTGTTACTCGCGGAGGCACTAGAGTCATCCGAGTCATCTGCCAAAGTGTCTGTCATAGATACTCGAATAAGCCGGGTCCTGTAG
- the LOC125850490 gene encoding uncharacterized protein LOC125850490, with product MAKEGPNWDGLLKWSLSHADGTNPPSRNLSEEDRRWFMEAMQAQTVDVIKRMKEITLVMQTPEQVLESQGVTSQDIEDMLDELQEHVESIDMANDLNSIGGLVPLLGYLKNSHANIRAKAAEVVSTIVQNNPRSQQLVMEANGLEPLLSNFTSDSDVTARTKALGAISSLIRHNKPAIAAFRLANGYAALRDALSTENVRFQRKALNVIHYLLQENHSDCNVVTELGFPRVMMHLASSDDGEVREGALRGLLELAQDKTGEVAGSSSIEENEKLKQILQERIRGISSMSPEDLGAAKEERQLVDSLWNTCYNEPSSLREKGLVVLPGEDALPPDVASKHFEPPLRAWAANRNEDTMSSNEKKQAPLLLGLGPPTQDPPAQNSFSGAMPGEENRDTSA from the exons ATGGCGAAAGAAGGACCTAATTGGGATGGTTTATTGAAATGGAGTCTATCTCATGCTGATGGTACCAATCCTCCTTCTCGCAATTTGAG TGAGGAGGACAGGAGGTGGTTCATGGAGGCTATGCAAGCTCAAACTGTTGATGTAATAAAGAGAATGAAGGAGATTACACTTGTCATGCAAACACCAGAGCAGGTTTTGGAATCACAGGGAGTGACTTCCCAAGATATTGAAG ATATGCTGGATGAGCTACAAGAACATGTTGAATCAATTGACATGGCTAATG ATCTGAACTCAATTGGTGGATTGGTGCCTCTTCTTGGTTACTTAAAGAACTCCCATGCAAACATTAGAGCCAAAGCGGCAGAAGTTGTAAGTACAATTGTTCAGAACAACCCGAGGAGCCAACAGCTGGTAATGGAAGCTAATGGCCTAGAACCTCTTCTGTCAAATTTCACCTCAGATTCTGATGTTACTGCCCGCACAAAAGCTCTTGGTGCAATTTCAT CTTTAATCAGGCACAACAAGCCTGCCATTGCTGCATTTCGTCTTGCAAATGGTTATGCAGCTTTAAGAGATGCTTTGAGTACGGAGAATGTGAGATTTCAAAG GAAAGCCCTTAACGTGATCCATTATTTACTGCAAGAGAATCATTCAGACTGCAATGTAGTGACTGAGCTAGGATTTCCTCGAGTTATGATGCATCTAGCCTCTAGTGATGATGGAGAAGTGCGAGAGGGTGCCCTACGAGGACTTCTTGAGCTTGCCCAAGACAAGACAGGAGAGGTTGCTGGCTCCTCatcaattgaagaaaatgagaaaCTCAAGCAAATACTCCAGGAGCGAATTAGGGGGATTTCCTCTATGTCACCTGAAGATCTTGGTGCTGCTAAAGAAGAGAGGCAGCTTGTAGATTCCCTCTGGAATACCTGCTACAATGAGCCTTCTTCTCTTAGAGAGAAAGGCCTAGTTGTTCTCCCTGGAGAGGATGCATTACCACCTGATGTTGCTAGTAAGCATTTCGAACCACCTCTGAGAGCTTGGGCTGCGAATAGGAATGAGGATACTATGTCAAGTAACGAAAAGAAACAGGCTCCCTTATTGCTAGGCCTAGGTCCACCTACACAGGACCCTCCTGCACAGAATAGCTTTAGTGGAGCCATGCCTGGGGAAGAAAATAGAGACACCTCTGCATGA
- the LOC125850491 gene encoding thaumatin-like protein: MQILTHLLCIALCLYVFLVSTNGTQIILVNNCRRSIWPGILGNTGKMTPNDGGFHMRSGDEVVFDVPKKWSGRIWARQNCHFNNTGQGSCDTGDCNGQLKCRGLGGKPPATVVEMTLGSSTSPLHFYDVSLVDGFNVPVSMRPVGGGAGCGVAECDVDLNICCPSALEVKVDGKVVGCKSACLAIQSAKYCCTGKFADPKTCKPTIFAHLFKAICPKAYSYAFDESSSLNRCRATRYVIIFCPPK; encoded by the exons ATGCAGATTTTAACTCATCTACTATGTATTGCACTCTGTTTATACGTCTTTCTTGTCAGCACAA ATGGGACACAAATTATTCTAGTTAACAACTGCAGAAGAAGCATATGGCCAGGAATTCTTGGGAATACAGGGAAGATGACTCCTAATGATGGTGGCTTTCATATGAGAAGTGGTGATGAGGTAGTCTTCGATGTGCCTAAGAAGTGGTCGGGTAGGATATGGGCCAGGCAGAATTGTCACTTTAATAACACTGGTCAAGGCTCATGTGATACTGGAGACTGTAATGGTCAATTAAAATGCCGGGGGTTAGGAGGTAAGCCACCGGCTACTGTTGTAGAAATGACACTAGGCTCATCAACTTCACCCCTGCATTTCTACGACGTGAGCTTAGTCGATGGCTTCAACGTACCAGTTTCAATGAGACCAGTAGGTGGAGGAGCAGGTTGTGGTGTGGCGGAATGCGATGTTGATCTGAATATATGTTGTCCATCTGCACTAGAAGTGAAGGTTGATGGGAAAGTGGTAGGGTGCAAGAGTGCTTGCTTGGCTATACAATCAGCCAAGTACTGCTGCACAGGAAAATTTGCAGATCCCAAAACTTGCAAACCTACTATTTTTGCTCATCTATTTAAGGCCATCTGCCCCAAGGCTTACAGTTATGCATTTGATGAGTCTTCTAGCCTAAACAGGTGTAGGGCTACAAGGTATGTCATTATCTTTTGCCCTCCAAAATAA
- the LOC125850501 gene encoding light-harvesting complex-like protein OHP1, chloroplastic, with the protein MASLSSSFLSTTLSANYSQNHHFFLPNNPNLKITKRTSFNIQAAKVPPGVELPKEVPKLSKPLLGFTNTAEIWNSRACMIGLIGTFIVELIFNKGILEMIGVEIGKGLDIPL; encoded by the exons ATGGCTTCACTCTCATCTTCCTTCCTCTCAACAACACTTTCTGCAAATTATTCTCAAAATCACCATTTTTTTCTGCCTAATAATCCCAACTTGAAAATTACCAAAAGGACCTCCTTCAACATTCAGGCTGCAAAGGTTCCACCTGGG GTGGAGTTGCCAAAAGAAGTACCAAAGTTGAGCAAACCCCTTTTGGGTTTTACTAATACTGCTGAGATATGGAACTCTAGAGCTTGTATGATTGGTCTTATTGGTACATTTATTGTGGAATTG attttcaaCAAGGGAATTCTTGAAATGATTGGTGTAGAAATTGGAAAAGGCCTTGATATTCCTCTCTAA